In the Periophthalmus magnuspinnatus isolate fPerMag1 chromosome 4, fPerMag1.2.pri, whole genome shotgun sequence genome, one interval contains:
- the LOC117393999 gene encoding E3 ubiquitin-protein ligase TRIM21-like has product MSSTSERSSEETFLCSICLEVFSEPVSTPCGHNFCRRCISQVWDTDGPCTCPLCKEVFHSRPQLKVNTLLKEVVSGCNLEKNKSRSMEDMPVFKEVQCDVCSEPKLKALKSCLVCLSSFCESHLQPHLTVSGLKRHQLMEPVENLEDRMCPTHQRPLELFCATDEKSVCMMCSVLEHKNHEFSSLEEACERRRSSLLQTQAQSQHMVEQRRQKIQEIQSLLELSETEALRERAVGLQAFTALMQSVQRRMDLFLEELQEKQSRSHRRAQDLVRRLEQEICDLEQSGAEAERLSRSHDPLHFLQRCPALTPPAGLKEWSSVSFEPETCEGSVTRALSELENSLSQEFKELASEFNKAELRRVQQCAVEVTLDPDTAHPRLALSEDLKQVHHTGVWKQLPDSPLRFDKYAIVLGKQSFSSGRFYFEVQVKGKTKWDLGVAQESINRKGKINVTPEHGQWCIALINKDQYIGCSSPLVRLSPQRAPQKVGVFVDYGKGLVSFYDAHSADLLFSFTNCCFREKLFPYFNPGLNEGGSNSTPLVLTAVETLSSDKVLK; this is encoded by the coding sequence atgtcctccaccaGTGAAAGGAGCTCTGAGGAGACGTTCCTATGCTCCATCTGTCTGGAGGTGTTCTCTGAGCCAGTGTCCACTCCATGTGGACACAACTTCTGCCGACGCTGCATCTCTCAGGTCTGGGACACTGATGGGCCCTGCACATGTCCTCTGTGTAAAGAGGTGTTCCACAGCAGACCACAGCTCAAGGTCAACACGCTCCTGAAGGAGGTGGTCTCAGGGTGTAACCTGGAGAagaacaagagcagatctatggAGGACATGCCCGTCTTTAAAGAGGTCCAGTGTGACGTGTGCTCTGAGCCCAAGCTGAAGGCCCTCAAGTCCTGCCTGGTGTGTCTGTCCTCCTTCTGTGAGAGCCACCTCCAGCCTCATCTCACAGTCTCTGGGCTGAAAAGACACCAGCTGATGGAGCCTGTGGAGAACCTGGAAGACAGGATGTGTCCCACAcaccagcgccccctggagcTCTTCTGTGCCACTGATGAGAAGAGCGTGTGCATGATGTGCTCCGTTCTTGAGCACAAGAACCATGAGTTTTCATCTCTGGAGGAGGCGTGTGAGCGCAGGAGGTCCTCTCTGCTGCAGACTCAGGCTCAGAGCCAGCAcatggtggagcagaggaggcagaagatCCAGGAGATCCAGAGCCTCCTGGAGCTGAGTGAGACAGAGGCCCTCAGAGAGAGGGCTGTGGGGCTGCAGGCCTTCACTGCTCTCATGCAGTCTGTTCAGAGGCGTATGGACCTCTTCTTAGAGGAGCTCCAGGAGAAGCAGAGCCGGAGCCACAGACGAGCCCAGGATCTGGTGCGGCGGCTGGAGCAGGAGATCTGTGATCTGGAGCAGAGCGGCGCTGAGGCCGAACGTCTCTCACGCTCTCATGACCCCCTCCACTTTCTACAGCGCTGCCCTGCACTCACGCCCCCTGCTGGGCTTAAGGAGTGGAGCAGCGTGAGCTTTGAGCCGGAGACGTGTGAGGGCAGTGTGACCCGGGCTCTGTCTGAGCTGGAGAACAGTCTCTCTCAGGAGTTTAAAGAACTGGCCTCAGAGTTTAACAAAGCCGAGCTGAGGAGAGTGCAGCAGTGTGCGGTGGAGGTGACTCTGGATCCAGACACGGCTCATCCTCGACTCGCTCTGTCTGAAGATCTTAAACAGGTTCATCACACTGGTGTGTGGAAGCAGCTCCCAGACTCTCCTCTGAGGTTTGATAAATATGCAATTGTTTTAGGAAAACAGAGTTTTTCTTCAGGCAGGTTTTACTTTGAGGTTCAGGTCAAAGGGAAAACAAAGTGGGATTTAGGAGTGGCCCAAGAGTCCATCAACAGGAAGGGAAAGATCAATGTAACACCTGAACATGGACAGTGGTGCATCGCCTTAATAAACAAAGATCAGTACATTGGTTGTTCTTCTCCTCTTGTCCGTCTGTCTCCTCAGAGAGCTCCTCAGAAGGTGGGGGTGTTTGTGGACTATGGAAAGGGTCTGGTCTCCTTTTATGATGCACATTCTGCagatctcctcttctccttcacaAACTGCTGCTTCAGGGAGAAACTGTTTCCATATTTCAATCCCGGTTTAAATGAAGGAGGATCAAACTCTACTCCTCTGGTCCTCACTGCAGTGGAGACTTTGAGCAGTGAcaaagtactaaagtaa
- the LOC129456221 gene encoding podocin-like, translating into MDSTTSGPKPRKERSHRAQNSTSKSARVQKRREGARGREEEEKREEKEEVKRATVVDMDSVRREEEQENAGDLEITTGQDDGLKRRSLGALEWALMVFVLSLVLLFLPVSIWFCVRVVREHERAVVFRLGHLLRGKPRGPGGRVQRRVTLSCDF; encoded by the exons ATGGACTCCACCACCTCCGGACCCAAGCCGAGGAAGGAGAGAAGCCACCGGGCCCAAAACAGCACCTCCAAGTCAGCCAGGGtccagaagaggagagagggagcgcgagggagagaagaggaggagaagagggaggagaaggaggaggtgaagagggcTACAGTGGTGGACATGGAcagtgtgaggagagaggaggagcaggagaacgCTGGAGATTTGGAGATCACGACCGGACAAGACGACG GTCTGaagaggaggagtctgggggCGCTGGAGTGGGCGCTCATGGTTTTTGTCCTATCTTTGGTGCTGCTGTTCCTGCCTGTGTCCATCTGGTTCTGTGTCAGA GTGGTGCGGGAGCATGAGCGTGCGGTCGTCTTCAGGCTCGGACATCTCCTGAGGGGGAAACCCAGAGGACCAGGTGGGCGTGTCCAGAGACGTGTCACCTTATCATGTGACTTTTAG